One region of Xylanimonas ulmi genomic DNA includes:
- a CDS encoding FadR/GntR family transcriptional regulator — protein MAVTDEAIVKIKEMLLTGELGPGDRLPPEKELSERLGLSRSSLREAVKALEVIRVLDVRRGDGTYVTSLEPRLLLEAVGFIVDLHRDSTLLELFEVRRLLEPAAAALATRRASRDDIAALGALVAAVDTTSVEDLVTHDLAFHRRIAELSGNSYLSGILDQLSGGTHRARVWRGLTESDAVGRTLDEHRALVEAMAAGDADLVRACLTVHIAGVERWLARAMTAPQEPDRTSQRRSA, from the coding sequence ATGGCCGTGACCGACGAGGCGATCGTCAAGATCAAGGAGATGCTCCTGACAGGCGAGCTCGGCCCGGGCGACCGGCTGCCGCCCGAGAAGGAGCTCAGCGAGCGGCTCGGGCTCTCGCGAAGCTCGCTGCGCGAGGCGGTCAAGGCGCTCGAGGTGATCCGGGTGCTCGACGTGCGCCGCGGCGACGGCACCTACGTCACCAGCCTGGAGCCGCGCCTGCTGCTTGAGGCCGTCGGGTTCATCGTCGACCTGCACCGCGACAGCACGCTGCTTGAGTTGTTCGAGGTGCGGCGCCTCCTGGAGCCGGCCGCCGCAGCGCTCGCGACGCGCCGCGCGTCACGCGACGACATCGCCGCGCTGGGCGCGCTCGTCGCCGCGGTCGACACCACGTCGGTCGAAGACCTGGTCACGCACGACCTCGCGTTCCACCGCCGCATCGCCGAGTTGTCGGGCAACTCCTACCTCAGCGGCATCCTCGACCAGCTCTCGGGCGGCACGCACCGCGCGCGCGTGTGGCGAGGGCTCACCGAGTCCGACGCCGTCGGGCGCACGCTCGATGAGCACCGCGCGCTCGTCGAGGCGATGGCGGCGGGCGACGCCGACCTGGTGCGCGCGTGCCTGACCGTGCATATCGCGGGCGTGGAGCGGTGGCTCGCGCGCGCCATGACGGCGCCGCAGGAGCCGGATCGGACGTCTCAGCGACGCAGCGCGTAG
- a CDS encoding VanW family protein, translating to MGHSTERDLAPAPLTPRAGQGPRTPRSTAVTLALPAVPPPAAGPQAAPATEPPSATPPAAETPAAATAAGTPAEPMDGAARSRRRRRALAGVAGVAVLAGAYAGAQWLASSRVPAGTTVAGVDLGGLARDAAVTALDDALADRVGEPVELVAATASATVDPAEAGLAFDAAATVDRLTGFSLHPLRLWAHIDGHNEADPVVLVDRARLDAAALTLAERLEVEPVDGSVGFADAQAVTTAAQEGSHVAPDDAAHALASRWLVETGPLDVPAQPVPPAIGQDATDAAYAQARQIVAAPVVVEVAGQRPELPAAVLADAAAFEPAAGELVVGFDGEALHTAVVERTTGLLAAPQNAHFTFAAGRPQIAGGVPGTTLDADALATAVGAAALFEEADASGAGRTAQVDLVEQAPERTREALEALGVSEVVASFSTGVTADAVRTNNLRRGAELLTGTLVRPGETFSLLDALGPITPARGFGNAPVIVGGRLVPGLGGGLSQMATNVYNAAHFAGFEIVERQPHSVWIPRYPAGREATIFTGSIDLRFRNNTPYGAVLRSWVSGGQLHVEIWGTEHFRVESVAGPKRNIRPATVNVSTDANCAPSPVGQDGFTITNTRRVFRGSTLVSETAHTWTYRPDHGVACHPY from the coding sequence ATGGGCCACTCGACCGAGCGCGACCTCGCGCCCGCGCCGCTGACCCCGCGCGCCGGCCAGGGCCCGCGCACCCCCCGCTCGACGGCGGTCACCCTCGCGCTGCCCGCCGTCCCACCGCCCGCCGCCGGGCCGCAAGCGGCTCCGGCCACCGAGCCGCCCAGCGCAACCCCACCCGCCGCAGAGACGCCCGCAGCGGCGACGGCCGCCGGGACGCCCGCCGAGCCCATGGACGGCGCTGCCCGCTCGCGCCGCAGGCGCCGCGCGCTCGCCGGCGTGGCCGGCGTCGCGGTGCTGGCGGGCGCCTACGCCGGGGCCCAATGGCTCGCGTCGAGCCGCGTCCCGGCGGGGACCACCGTCGCAGGCGTCGACCTGGGCGGCCTCGCCCGCGACGCCGCGGTCACGGCCCTCGACGACGCGCTCGCCGACCGAGTCGGCGAGCCCGTCGAACTGGTCGCCGCGACGGCGAGCGCGACCGTCGACCCGGCTGAGGCGGGACTCGCGTTCGACGCCGCCGCGACCGTCGACCGGCTCACGGGCTTCTCCCTGCACCCCCTGCGCCTGTGGGCGCACATCGACGGCCACAACGAGGCCGATCCGGTCGTGCTGGTCGACCGCGCCCGACTCGACGCCGCCGCCCTGACCCTCGCCGAGCGGCTTGAGGTCGAGCCGGTCGACGGGTCTGTCGGATTCGCTGACGCGCAGGCCGTGACCACCGCCGCCCAGGAGGGCTCGCACGTCGCTCCCGACGACGCCGCACACGCCCTCGCCTCGCGCTGGCTGGTCGAGACGGGTCCGCTGGACGTGCCCGCGCAGCCCGTGCCCCCCGCGATCGGCCAGGACGCGACCGACGCCGCCTACGCCCAGGCCCGCCAGATCGTCGCGGCGCCCGTCGTCGTCGAGGTCGCCGGGCAGCGGCCCGAACTGCCCGCCGCGGTGCTCGCGGACGCGGCGGCCTTCGAGCCCGCTGCCGGCGAACTGGTCGTCGGGTTCGACGGCGAGGCGCTGCACACCGCCGTCGTCGAGCGCACCACCGGCCTGCTCGCCGCCCCGCAGAACGCGCACTTCACCTTCGCGGCCGGACGGCCCCAGATCGCCGGCGGCGTCCCGGGCACCACGCTCGACGCCGACGCGTTGGCGACCGCGGTGGGCGCGGCCGCCCTCTTCGAGGAGGCCGACGCCTCCGGGGCCGGTCGCACGGCGCAGGTCGACCTGGTCGAGCAGGCGCCCGAGCGCACGCGCGAGGCGCTTGAGGCGCTCGGCGTGAGCGAGGTCGTCGCGAGCTTCTCGACCGGGGTCACGGCCGACGCCGTGCGGACCAACAACCTGCGGCGCGGCGCCGAACTGCTCACCGGCACGCTGGTGCGCCCCGGCGAGACGTTCTCGCTGCTCGACGCGCTCGGTCCGATCACGCCCGCGCGCGGGTTCGGCAACGCGCCGGTGATCGTGGGCGGACGGCTCGTGCCGGGGCTGGGCGGCGGCCTGTCGCAGATGGCGACCAACGTCTACAACGCCGCCCACTTCGCCGGGTTCGAGATCGTCGAGCGTCAGCCGCACTCGGTCTGGATCCCCCGCTATCCCGCCGGACGCGAGGCGACGATCTTCACCGGCTCGATCGACCTGCGCTTCCGCAACAACACGCCCTACGGCGCCGTGCTGCGCTCGTGGGTCAGCGGTGGGCAGTTGCATGTGGAGATCTGGGGCACCGAGCACTTCCGCGTCGAGTCGGTCGCCGGCCCCAAGCGCAACATCCGACCGGCCACCGTCAACGTCTCGACCGACGCGAACTGCGCGCCGAGCCCGGTCGGGCAGGACGGCTTCACGATCACCAACACGCGCCGGGTGTTCCGCGGCAGCACCCTCGTGAGCGAGACGGCGCACACCTGGACGTACCGTCCCGACCACGGCGTGGCCTGCCACCCGTACTGA
- a CDS encoding biotin transporter BioY — protein sequence MSQTLTATPSRTLVEILPAGRVRTVAAVVLGAVVVAALGQVAVPLPFTPVPLSLGTLAVLGVGAALGPRLALASVGLMVLAGMSGLPVFAGATSGWAFASFGYVLGYLPAAALMGRLARSGGDRSVWRTFAGAAGASVLVYLVGAPWLAVYAHLGLAETLAAGVTPFLVGDAIKSAIVAGILPSLWAAQRFVAARH from the coding sequence ATGTCGCAGACCCTCACCGCCACGCCGTCGCGCACCCTCGTCGAGATCCTGCCCGCCGGGAGGGTCCGCACCGTCGCCGCCGTCGTCCTCGGCGCCGTCGTCGTCGCCGCGCTCGGACAGGTCGCCGTCCCGCTGCCGTTCACGCCCGTCCCGCTCTCGCTCGGCACGCTCGCCGTGCTCGGTGTGGGCGCCGCGCTCGGGCCGCGGCTCGCGCTTGCGTCGGTCGGGCTGATGGTCCTCGCGGGTATGAGCGGGCTGCCGGTCTTCGCGGGCGCCACGAGCGGCTGGGCGTTCGCCTCGTTCGGCTACGTGCTCGGCTACCTCCCGGCGGCCGCGCTCATGGGTCGGCTCGCGCGCTCGGGCGGCGACCGCTCGGTGTGGCGCACGTTCGCGGGCGCGGCCGGGGCCAGCGTGCTCGTGTACCTGGTCGGCGCGCCGTGGCTCGCCGTCTACGCCCACCTCGGGCTCGCCGAGACCCTCGCCGCGGGTGTGACGCCGTTCCTCGTGGGCGACGCGATCAAGTCGGCCATCGTCGCGGGCATCCTGCCGTCCCTGTGGGCCGCCCAGCGCTTCGTCGCCGCCCGCCACTGA